One Mycolicibacterium sarraceniae genomic window carries:
- a CDS encoding acyltransferase family protein — translation MTRKAEQVGGTRSFLPAVEGMRACAAMGVVLTHVAFQTGTNTAVLGRLLHRFDLAVAVFFALSGFLLWRGHAAAARGLRQRPPTGHYLRSRLVRIMPGYVVAVVVILTLLPEANHASWTVWWANLTLTQVYVPLTLTAGLTQMWSLSVEVSFYLALPILAFLARRLPVRARIPVITLVALASLAWGLLPIHTAQGVNFLNWPPGYASWFAAGMLLAEFTVSPVGWMHKLARNWWAITGIALVAYLISASPLAGPKDLVPATLGQFVIRTAMGAIVAGALLAPLVLDRPDTPHQILGSRFMVTLGRWSYGLFVWHLAALVMVFPMVGKFMFNGNLIVMLVLTLVLGFAMAAVSYALIESPCRNMLRRWEYRSKTPVPPLDSSVSDAPEPVIAR, via the coding sequence ATGACACGGAAGGCGGAGCAGGTCGGGGGAACCCGCAGCTTCCTGCCGGCCGTCGAAGGCATGCGCGCCTGCGCGGCCATGGGCGTGGTGCTCACCCACGTCGCCTTCCAGACCGGCACCAACACCGCGGTGCTGGGACGCCTTCTGCACCGCTTCGACCTAGCCGTGGCGGTGTTCTTCGCGCTGTCGGGATTCCTGCTGTGGCGCGGTCACGCGGCCGCCGCGCGCGGGCTGCGCCAGCGCCCGCCCACCGGCCACTATCTGCGCTCGCGGCTGGTGCGCATCATGCCCGGTTACGTGGTCGCCGTCGTCGTCATCCTGACCCTGCTGCCCGAGGCCAACCACGCCAGCTGGACGGTGTGGTGGGCCAACCTCACGCTCACCCAGGTCTACGTCCCCCTCACGCTGACCGCTGGGCTCACTCAGATGTGGAGCCTGTCGGTGGAGGTGAGCTTCTACCTCGCACTGCCGATCCTGGCGTTCCTCGCGCGCCGGCTGCCGGTGCGGGCCAGGATCCCGGTGATCACCCTGGTGGCGCTGGCGAGTCTGGCCTGGGGCCTGCTGCCGATCCACACCGCGCAGGGCGTGAACTTCCTGAACTGGCCGCCGGGGTACGCCTCCTGGTTCGCCGCGGGGATGCTGCTCGCCGAGTTCACCGTGAGCCCGGTCGGCTGGATGCACAAGCTGGCCCGAAACTGGTGGGCCATCACGGGGATCGCACTGGTGGCCTATCTGATCTCGGCCTCGCCGCTGGCGGGCCCGAAGGATCTTGTCCCGGCGACCCTGGGACAGTTCGTCATTCGCACGGCCATGGGGGCCATCGTGGCGGGTGCGCTGCTGGCGCCGTTGGTGCTCGATCGTCCCGACACCCCGCACCAGATTCTGGGCAGCCGGTTCATGGTCACGCTCGGGCGCTGGTCCTACGGCCTGTTCGTGTGGCATCTGGCCGCGTTGGTGATGGTCTTCCCGATGGTCGGCAAGTTCATGTTCAACGGAAATCTGATCGTGATGCTGGTCCTGACGTTGGTGCTGGGCTTCGCGATGGCGGCGGTCAGCTATGCCCTGATCGAATCGCCGTGCCGGAATATGTTGCGGCGTTGGGAGTATCGAAGCAAGACTCCGGTGCCGCCACTGGATAGTTCGGTCAGCGACGCACCCGAGCCGGTTATTGCGCGCTGA
- a CDS encoding AMP-binding protein, whose product MSDAIPPIGTRLSQLAAEAPNRPAVSADGRSITRAELDSASNRLARAYAELGVKQGDYVTIAVPNSIEWVLATVAVWKLGAIPQPLSPRLPDAEFEGLLDLVPRALLVGRADPRGVLPSVDADFTGSPDLSDGPLPEAVSPVWKSLASGGSTGRPKLIEAGGDSRVPADLLAASMGNEPTDTQLLPVPLSHNTGFTSAALALLTGQHLVLMRRFDPAHFLRLVSDYRVNYLATVPTILQRLLPVYHANPDAYDLSSLRRLWHLAAPCPPNIKEAWIELLGPDAVWELYGGTELQALTFISGSEWLTHRGSVGRVVAGEMKVLDDDGNECPPGVLGEIYLRPAVGSAPTYRYIGSTAKSRDGWDSLGDLGWFDDEGYLYLADRRVDMFTVGGRNVYPAEIENALAEHPAVLSCLVVGVPHEDLGQVPYALVHTDGAGLSADEVASFVAQRLSDYKVPRTVEFVDTPLRDDAGKARRSAVRAEVIARLQA is encoded by the coding sequence ATGAGTGATGCGATCCCCCCGATCGGAACCCGCCTGAGCCAACTCGCCGCCGAGGCGCCCAATCGCCCGGCGGTTAGCGCCGACGGCCGCTCCATCACCCGCGCAGAACTGGATTCGGCATCCAACCGGCTGGCGCGCGCCTATGCCGAACTCGGGGTCAAACAAGGCGATTACGTCACGATCGCGGTGCCGAACTCGATTGAGTGGGTGCTGGCGACGGTGGCGGTGTGGAAACTCGGAGCGATTCCCCAGCCGCTGTCCCCGAGGCTGCCTGACGCCGAATTCGAGGGTCTGCTCGATCTCGTCCCGCGCGCCCTGCTGGTGGGCCGGGCCGATCCGCGGGGTGTGCTGCCATCGGTGGACGCCGATTTCACCGGCAGCCCGGACCTGTCGGATGGCCCACTGCCCGAGGCGGTTTCACCGGTGTGGAAGTCGCTGGCCTCCGGCGGAAGCACGGGCCGACCCAAGCTGATCGAAGCCGGCGGTGACAGCCGGGTACCGGCCGATCTGCTGGCGGCGTCGATGGGCAACGAACCGACCGACACCCAACTGCTGCCGGTGCCCTTGAGCCACAACACCGGCTTCACGTCGGCGGCGCTGGCCCTGTTGACCGGGCAACACCTGGTGTTGATGCGCCGCTTCGACCCGGCGCACTTCCTGCGCCTGGTCAGTGACTATCGGGTGAACTACCTGGCCACCGTCCCCACGATCCTCCAGCGGCTGCTACCGGTCTATCACGCCAACCCCGATGCCTACGACCTGTCATCGTTGCGCAGGCTGTGGCACCTTGCGGCACCGTGCCCGCCGAACATCAAGGAAGCCTGGATCGAGCTTCTGGGCCCGGATGCGGTGTGGGAACTGTACGGCGGCACCGAACTTCAGGCGTTGACGTTCATCAGCGGCTCGGAGTGGCTGACGCACCGCGGCTCGGTCGGTCGAGTGGTGGCCGGCGAGATGAAGGTGCTCGACGACGACGGCAACGAGTGCCCGCCCGGGGTGCTCGGCGAGATCTACCTGCGCCCGGCCGTGGGGTCTGCTCCCACCTACCGCTACATCGGCAGCACCGCCAAGTCCCGCGACGGCTGGGACTCACTGGGCGATCTGGGCTGGTTCGACGACGAGGGGTACCTGTACCTGGCCGACCGGCGCGTCGACATGTTCACCGTCGGCGGGCGCAATGTGTACCCCGCCGAGATCGAGAACGCGCTGGCCGAGCATCCGGCCGTGCTGTCCTGCCTGGTGGTCGGGGTGCCGCATGAGGACCTCGGCCAAGTGCCGTATGCGTTGGTGCACACCGACGGTGCAGGGCTCAGCGCGGACGAGGTGGCGTCCTTCGTGGCGCAGCGGCTATCCGACTACAAGGTGCCGCGCACGGTGGAATTCGTCGACACCCCGCTGCGCGACGATGCCGGCAAGGCCCGGCGGTCCGCGGTGCGCGCTGAGGTCATCGCCCGGTTACAGGCTTAG